From the Leishmania braziliensis MHOM/BR/75/M2904 contig, possible fusion of chromosomes 20 and 34 genome, the window ATAGTTTTCCCTCCGTTTGCTCCACCTGGCCACTTTCAGTGGTAACTGTAGTGCAGATTGACAGCAACAAGACGAAGATGTTGAGGATATCCAGTACCCAGGCTGCCAAGAAGAGACCGAAGCCAGCACCATAGTTACTTATACTCTGAAGGTCTGGACATATGTCACCTTCACCGTTAAAAAATGTCCCCACAATGGTAGCCCAGACAATGCACACGGTGATGGCACCCAGAATGTTAAGCCCCAGGCATACCCAGAGTAAGATGGAGCAGCAAAACAGCATAATAACGCCCAAGACGAACGCTGCGCCGTACACGAGGATGGAGATAATAGCGAATGCCTCAGCTGCATGGAAGCCACTCAGGTGATGGGGGCAGCCTTCCCACACCTCGAACAGAGTACTGTCGTAAAGTACACTGCCGCACGAGTTCGTGAATCCCCACAACGTCAAACAGCCTGGGAAATTCGGGTTCTGTGGTTTGAAGCGAAACATGtccagcggcgtcgccaccagcaccaacaAGAACGCGATGAACTGAACCACCACGTAGACTAACAGCGGGATAGTCCACTCCATTTTCGATcactcacagcagcacgcggagagaggtgaggcggcggtgcacggcaggggaggtggtgtagggatggggagagcgtgggagagagcgagagcgagtcGAGTCTTCGCACAGCAACGTCGTTCATGCTGCCGCGTGTGGATGCGTGTTtgtggtgagaggggggaggcatgaaagagggggggaggagggcgaaggggagaggcggtagagagggagagaggtgggagggggacggcagcagcgcaggacGGGGGGAGCGTTGGAGCAGCCGACCCATGGCGCCGCGCCCCTGACCGTCGTccgccctcctccgcagagtctcggcagcaacacagtggcgcggcgcacaggaaaagcgagaggcgagagcgtgtgtgcgtgtggaggggcctcggcgtgggtgcaggggtgctgcagcaccgccactccGCAACCACCTCCCATACGCCCGGAGACCAAACAACACGCAGAGGGCAGCAATtcgggaggaggcgatgggacacacgcacacgcagacgcacaccccACCACACAGCTGCACACCCAGGGAGGCACGCACCGGCAGGGGCATATATATGCATGCACTGTGCCCCGCTCCCACACATCGCCCCTGGTATAGAGAGcgcaaaggaggcggaggcagaggcaggcgCGGGGGGCCGTGACGGAGGCCGACTGGTCGAGGAGGGCTAAAggcgccaccacgcacaggcgcacaccacgcggtgtaatgcggctgcggccagctgccgcacgcGGTGAGGAAGTGGTCAGGCGCAacgaagcggaggaggaaggcagagagaggagagcgagcggcccgcagcacacgcagacgccgTAGAGCGGAGAGACCGTAACACAAACGAAACACCACGAGCGACACCAACCACACGCAGCGACGTGACAGGAAAGGCGTATGGCTCATCCGCGCCGGGGAGCTTGCAGAATGTGAAGGACCACTCGGCcgtcccctttctcctctccgcgcacgtgcacgccaCTGCCTGGGTGCGTGCGTTACGCCGCACGCGGTcccggctctctctcccaccatccccctcctccacccaccacacccgCCACTCATCGTCGCTGCTCCCTTCACccaggctgctgcggcacccggtgcttgccctgctgctgtggggccctacgcacacgcacgcgcagtgCAAGCCAGGAAAGCGCCAAacagcagagctgcaggagcaggcAAAGCGCCTGAGGCCGGCAAGGGAAGCGAGACCCGCGCAGCGAgacggcgcagaggagcgaCGGCGCAACACCACAAGAGAGTGCACCGCCAGCGAGGGCGGGgggaacagagagagggggagggggaagacagCACAAGCAAGCGCAAGGCTGTGGTGACGGCGTGCTCAACAGGCAACGGAGCGTGCGACGTGGCGCGCACAAACGCGTGTGCAGGGCCTGTGGAGGCAGGGCACGAGGGAAGCACAGAGCGACAACGAGCAGAAGGAAAACGTCCAATAGGATACACGGCACATCCGGGGGTCCGGTatgcacagctgcgcggcaCAGACGCGTGCCGTGCTCAGTGCCCCAGCCGCGCGCGGAGGCGCTTCCGGCACTGAGGAGAGTCTCCCCCAGAAGTCGCCTCCCACGCCATCCCACCCGGCACGaatgcgccggcgctgcgtgctgcgcgacggaGGAAACGGCAGCGGCCGGACAGGAAAGGGCACGCTGGGCAGCGGGCGTGCCgcaacgcacagagaggagatgagGGAATACGGCCTCGGAGCGCAggcgcggaggagaggggtggagtagggcgaggcaggggagggtgacggggagagagagatgaccAGTGCGCATGGGTGCCGCCACGCAACACGAGCGCGCGCCGAGCacgggaggaagaagagcataCGAGTCGGGCGAGAGACGGCCGCAGAgacgtgtgcgcacgcacaccggCTCCCCGAGAGGAacggtcgcgcagcacggacagggaggaggaggacaagagcGCAGGGGTGAAAGTGGGAGATGCGTGGGGATCGCGagcaccgccgaggaggtgcacacgcgcacacgtgcgggGGACGGCGCAAAcggggagaggcagacgTGGGCCGCCGGAAGCGAGCACGAGCGTGATGGGGGACACTGAGAAAAGGCACTCGCCACTTCGTCTGCCGGTGCGCGAAcggcgaggcagcagagacCGAGTGAGCCAAGCGACAGAAAGAGGCTCACGACGAGCGGGAcagcacgccgcgcacgccCCTCCGCATCTcccccgccacgccacgcaggcactcgcacagacacgtgAACAACAAGGGGCACAGGGGAGCTGAAGCACAGAAAAGCACAAATGAGCAAAGAAAACGTAAAAAGAAAAACCAATGCACAAAATCAAGGAGAGCAACGAAGACACAGtcgtccccttcctccacagctgcgtgtgtgctgacATGAGCGACTCCGCCACCAGCTGTCCCCCAACTCcggcctcttcccctcctacCGGCAAAGTGTCggcgcatgtgcgcctcAGTCGGTCGTGTGCGGGCGTCTGCAGCCACTtccgcggtgctgcagagacagcgagggagggggaggcggaggaagcgCAACGAGGGCGGCAAGAGCCTGCGCCGCacgaaggcgcacacacatcgcAGCCCTggcactggcggcggcgacgctgccgggCTGAGCGAGACGAACACAGCAAGCAAGACTGAGAGGACAGAGACGCgcgcgggggagggagtaacaggaagaaagaaaaggcattaaagaaaagaagagtgaggggcgcacgcacacgtgccgcCATCGACCGCACACACTTCAGCCGTGTTTCGAGCATGCATCACACTGCCTGTCCGTCAGGGGCAGCGAGACGTCTCGCTCCAACGCCTCACGCCCCTACGGCCACGCTCGCCTCACCACGCATGCATCCTCAGAGCACACGCGGCCCGCTGCAGGCACCGCACCGCGCCTGGGTGACGTGCCTCGCCCTCCGTCGCCACTAGCAGCGTCACACCACAGAGGCGCGAGGGAGCGCAGCAtaaacagcagcacaggagggGCAAGGGGCACGAGGGCacagcgtgcgcacacgccgccgtccCTCCGCACGCGGCAGACAGAGGCTTGGCGGCCAGCGAGACAGCCGCGCCGCATAAGGTGGGCgacagaggaagcgaggtCGCGGggcggcacgtgcgcgccaaacaaaaagagaggggagaaaagacACAAACAAGAGCATGAAAAAGACTGCCGCatgcgcctgcacgcacagggccacgccgtggcggagagaagcgcctcagggtgaggaggtgcagcaggagaaacATCATACACCTTCCACCGCCCCTGCGACACCACgtctccccacctccctcgccGGCACCTACACCGgcgacgaccgcggcgcATCTCCCTCGTCGCTCGCGCTCTCATCGCGCCAACGGCACGCAGGGCGAGCGTCAGCGGGCACCGAGCGCCGTCGAGAGGGCAGCAACGGGGGATGGTCacggaagagggagggggaggcgacaCGGGGGCTTTGTCGCCGCCAAGCGTGCGCTCACGGCAACAGAGCGCAGGCCGCTGTCCGCACAAAGAGAACGCGGCacgcaggaagagagaacgcagaaaggcacaaagagagacactTAGGGTAAAAGAAAGCGGACGAGGGGGGAAGCCACGAACACAGCACTCGAGCACACCCCACCGCATACACGCAGTATCAGCAATGCAGAGAAAGGTCATGAGGGCAAGGggccacgacggcagcgagagaCACGCGCAGGCGTAGTGCAGAGGCGAGCATCCGCAGCGCTCGCGGACCCTCGCCTTCGCGCCGACATCAGCTCCACCGGCGCCTCCACGAGCGCCTAGCCGTGGGGTGCCGCGCTGTCGCCAAGGTTTTCCGCCGCCATCCCCTCGTCTACTCATactcctcatcctcctcgtgtTGAGTGCTACGTTCATCCGACTCTCCTTTCGAGGTTTTCTCTGACTTTTCTTTGGTGCCGTCAAGCTCACGGAAAACTGTGACGGGGAGCGGAAGCAGCAAGACGAAAATGTTGAGGATATCCAGCACCCAGGCTATCACGAAGAGAACGAAGCCGGCACCATAGGTAGACAGAAAACTCTCTCTTACGCAATCTCGGCTATCATCCGTCCTGTAGGTCACCACCATCAAACCCCAGACAACGCCCAGGGTGATGGCACCAACAATGTTGAGCGCCACGCAGACAAAGCGGAGccaagagcagcagaagatGATGACGACGCCCAGGGCGAACGCCGAGCCGTACAGGAGGATGGTGACAATAGCGAGCGCCTGTGCAGTGCGGAAACGCATCAGGCGGTTCAGGCATCCCGACCACAACTCCTCTAGGCTCCGAGAGTATCCATTGCCGAAGCCTCCGTTCTTCAAACCCCATAAAGTCACTGCAGGAGTAGTGCCAGATCGAAACTGCGGCTTTAACACAAACATGTCGATCGGCGTAGCAAACACGACCAAGAAGAACGCGATGAACTGAACAACCGCGTAAACCACAAAGAGGACATTCAACTCCATTGTCGCAgactcacagcagcacgcggagagagatgaggcggcggtgcacggcAGGGAAGATGGTGTAGGGATGGGGGGCGAGtgggaaagagcgagagggagtCGAGTCTTCGCACAGCAACGTCGTTCATGCTGCCGGGCGTGGATGCGTGTTtgtggtgagagaggggaggcatgaaagaggggggggggcaaggcgaaggggagagggtggtagagagggagaaaggtgggagggggacggcAGCGTGAAAGTCGAGCGGAGGTGCCATCAGCCGGcacccacacatgcacgtaGCAGAAGAGCCGGCCGGAGGGCATGAGACACGCCGCATCGGCATCAGCGTAGCACGGGGGGAGCGGGTGCAGGCGACACCGGGCGCCGCGCCCCTGACCCTCGTccgccctcctccgcagAGTCTCGGAAGCAACacagtggcgcggcgcacgGGAAGAACGAGAAGCGAgagcgtgtgcgcgcagAGCCGTACCCGCAcgcgtgctgctcctctctcccctcgccgccgtcgcagagaggagcgtgcgtgtgtgtggaggggcctCGGCGTGGGTgcagaggtgctgcagctccgccactcCCCAACCACCTCCCATACGCCTGGACACCAAACAACACGCCGATGGCGGCACTTCCGTAGGGGAGgtgagacacacacacgccaccaCACAGCTACACACGCGTATAcccatcaccaccagcgcACATCCCCGCGCGTCTAcagccagcagcaccgcgaggCGGTGTGAAACAGCTCGCTGCGAAAACGCCACGCGTCTGCTACGGGATCGTACAGCACAAtgtccaccagcgccgtgctgtgcagcgccgccgcgtccacgCCGCTCTGCTGGTCGGCGTCGTAGGGGCAGGCAATAGAGCAGCCCGCAGTGCATGGGGCTGCTCAACACCGAGAGACGCACCAcactgatgctgctgctttaCTTGTTGTGCTCCACGTACTCCATATGGCGTGGCATGCTGGCAAAGGAGGCGGATGGGCTCTGGCGCACACTCGGCTCACAGTACGGAGCGGTGCCAGCGCGTTTGACCGCCAGGGCCGCGCAGGAAGACGTCGGCGCACAAATTGGATACACAGGACCGCTTCGGCAGCattccttctctcgctcaccGGGATTGCTAGTGTAATCGCTTGTCCTGTTTGCCTGCTGTGGCGTCTCGGTCTCTAAAGAAGaggccgacgacgacgagtgAGCAACGCCGACGCTTGCGTGGTCCTCAGATCGAAGCCCGTGAACGGCCAGGTGAACCTTCCGGTACAActcctgctggcgctgcttcgACTCGCGCAGACGTGCCTCTCGGGCGCTACGGTTCTGCTCAAACCGCATTTTTGCGGCATCATCACCGCCGAACGCCAAAGACCCGAACATACCGGGCcgcaaaagagaggcgggcACGTACTCTCGTACCACCGCCTTGGGCAGCTTTGACACCGTTATCCTCATGTCCTGCAACGCAGCCGTCACCTGCATCGAGGCAGTCTCCGACGCTCGAATCGCAGGAGCACCAGGAACCACAACCGCTACACTCTTGCTGCGAACCGGCTGCTGGTAGTAGTCAGCGTACGTTTCAGTGGTGTGCGGCATCCGGTACCGCGCCTCGT encodes:
- a CDS encoding putative amastin-like surface protein → MEWTIPLLVYVVVQFIAFLLVLVATPLDMFRFKPQNPNFPGCLTLWGFTNSCGSVLYDSTLFEVWEGCPHHLSGFHAAEAFAIISILVYGAAFVLGVIMLFCCSILLWVCLGLNILGAITVCIVWATIVGTFFNGEGDICPDLQSISNYGAGFGLFLAAWVLDILNIFVLLLSICTTVTTESGQVEQTEGKL